The Larus michahellis chromosome 2, bLarMic1.1, whole genome shotgun sequence genome window below encodes:
- the ZBTB47 gene encoding zinc finger and BTB domain-containing protein 47 codes for MLIVEKTTDYPSAEYSLVEDVALHFTCLMDRLNEQRLFQPDLCDVDIVLVQHKSIFPAHKGVLAAYSQFFHSLFTQNKQLQRVELSLEALTSQGLQQILNFIYTSKLLVNSCNVQDVLNAAAVLQMNNIASSCQDLLDTRSLSLATDMALPAEGCAGPPPYYCEIKQEVDAPHPKIYAREGNDPYSVRVEDGAGGGTLPPGPAKQYYKEEKDGGPGAVCKMEGEESEEDLDSQGSYNREQIIVEVNLNNQTLNVSKGMEGKAAASEAAVMGRPDGDGHDTEEDGEEENEEGEEEEEEEEDAEVGEEEEEEHSEEEDLEETTEEEDDDDDDEDASEVKREKGQPRRGSRASKATKPTMATRSQEMAKVEEEEEEEEEGQRGRKRKKEQDGLGQKVKLEEKQHYPCKKCPRVFNNRWYLEKHMNVTHSRMQICDKCGKRFLLESELLLHHQTDCEKNIQCVTCGKGFKKLWSLHEHNKIVHGYAEKKFSCEICEKKFYTMAHVRKHMVAHTKDMPFTCETCGKSFKRSMSLKVHSLQHSGEKPFKCENCNERFQYKYQLRSHMSIHIGHKQFMCQWCGKDFNMKQYFDEHMKTHTGEKPYICEICGKSFTSRPNMKRHRRTHTGEKPYPCDVCGQRFRFSNMLKAHKEKCFRVSNPLASDTATPQPAASPAPLPPGPGVSPLPLLHPLPQTLPPPPHLPPPPPLFPAGRVNSNNN; via the exons ATG cTGATAGTCGAAAAAACGACTGACTACCCTTCGGCTGAGTACTCCCTGGTGGAGGATGTAGCCCTCCACTTCACGTGTTTGATGGACAGACTGAACGAGCAGCGCCTCTTTCAGCCAGACCTGTGCGACGTGGACATTGTGCTGGTGCAGCACAAGAGCATCTTCCCAGCGCACAAGGGGGTCCTGGCGGCCTACAGCCAGTTCTTCCACTCCCTCTTCACCCAAAACAAGCAGCTGCAACGTGTGGAGCTCTCGCTGGAGGCCCTCACCTCGCAGGGCCTCCAGCAGATCCTCAATTTCATCTACACCTCCAAGCTCCTCGTCAACTCCTGTAATGTGCAGGACGTGCTGAACGCAGCCGCCGTGCTGCAGATGAACAACAttgcctcctcctgccaggaCCTCCTTGACACCCGCTCACTCAGCCTGGCCACTGACATGGCCCTGCCTGCTGAGGGCTGCGCTGGACCCCCGCCCTACTACTGCGAGATCAAGCAGGAGGTGGATGCCCCCCATCCCAAGATCTACGCCCGAGAGGGCAACGACCCCTACTCAGTGCGGGTGGAGGATGGAGCAGGTGGTGGGACGCTTCCTCCTGGTCCAGCCAAGCAGTACtacaaggaggagaaagatggTGGTCCAGGTGCCGTCTGTAAGATGGAAGGTGAAGAGTCTGAGGAGGACCTGGACAGCCAGGGCTCATACAACCGGGAGCAGATCATCGTGGAGGTGAACCTCAACAACCAGACCCTCAACGTCTCCAAGGGCATGGAGGGGAAGGCAGCCGCCAGTGAGGCGGCTGTGATGGGGCGGCCTGACGGTGATGGGCATGACAcagaggaggatggggaagaggagaatgaggaaggagaggaggaggaggaagaggaggaggatgcagaggtgggtgaggaggaagaggaggagcacaGTGAGGAGGAAGATCTGGAGGAGACAACGGAAGAAGaggatgatgacgatgatgatgaagATGCGTCGGaggtgaaaagagaaaaggggcaGCCCCGCAGAGGCAGCCGGGCGTCCAAAGCCACCAAACCTACCATGGCAACAAGGTCCCAGGAGATGGCcaaggtggaagaggaggaggaggaggaagaggaaggccagcgagggaggaagaggaaaaaggaacaggatgGTTTGGGCCAGAAGGTtaagctggaggagaagcagcactaCCCGTGCAAGAAGTGCCCCCGGGTCTTCAACAATCGCTGGTACCTGGAGAAGCACATGAATGTCACGCACAGCCGCATGCAGATCTGCGACAAGTGTGGCAAACGCTTCCTTCTGGAGAGTGAGCTGCTGCTGCACCACCAGACTGACTGCGAGAAGAACATCCAG TGCGTCACGTGTGGGAAGGGGTTCAAGAAGCTCTGGTCCCTCCATGAGCACAACAAGATTGTCCATGGCTACGCCGAGAAGAAGTTCTCCTGCGAGATCTGTGAGAAGAAGTTCTACACCATGGCCCACGTGCGCAAACACATGGTTG CTCACACCAAGGACATGCCGTTCACCTGCGAGACCTGCGGGAAGTCCTTCAAGCGCAGCATGTCCCTCAAGGTCCATTCGCTCCAGCACTCTGGGGAAAAGCCTTTTAAATGTGAG AACTGCAACGAGCGCTTCCAGTACAAGTACCAGCTGCGCTCCCACATGAGCATCCACATCGGCCACAAGCAGTTCATGTGCCAGTGGTGCGGCAAGGACTTCAACATGAAGCAGTACTTCGACGAGCACATGAAGACGCACACGG GTGAGAAGCCCTACATCTGTGAGATCTGCGGGAAGAGCTTCACCAGCCGGCCCAACATGAAGCGGCATCGCCGGACCCACACGGGCGAGAAGCCGTACCCCTGCGACGTCTGCGGCCAACGCTTCCGCTTCTCCAACATGCTCAAAGCCCACAAGGAGAAATGTTTCCGTGTCAGCAACCCCTTGGCTTCGGACACAGCCACCCCCCAACCTGCTGCCAGCCCGGCCCCactgccccccggccccggcgtctcccccctgcccctgcttCATCCCCTTCCACAgaccctccctcctcctcctcacctaccgccgccccctcccctgtTTCCCGCAGGGAGGGTAAATTCGAACAACAATTAg